A part of Denitratisoma oestradiolicum genomic DNA contains:
- a CDS encoding sulfotransferase family protein: MGNATNAQQSVDYAQVPDVELTEAAVLAAAREATGLSDFGDEADWKEGLTLFLKGLNEEARLNKTGRIIAFGEILRHLTNRLRVTDDIKRHPEILEVKIVKPIFLMGLPRTGSTFLHDLMAQDPDNRVPMTWECNYMSPPPEAATYETDPRIADCEAHLARTAGQLIPEYQAIHEMGAQLAQECLMLNAFDFKTQIFSNQFWTPTYQRWVENDSNLSVYRTHKRQLQYMQWKTPRARWVLKSTSYFWGLDAIMSVYPDARIIMTHRDPIKLTSSFFSNVSMTYSMGSDSIKDTEIGEFWGETWEKAMHRFVEFRKSGKAANAFDMQFSEFVKDQLAMVKRIYAHFDLPLSAATEQKMRDFIANKPKERHGIHRYTPEQFGLNPAQERQRYRFYQKYFHVANEG; the protein is encoded by the coding sequence ATGGGCAACGCGACCAACGCGCAACAGTCAGTCGACTATGCCCAAGTACCCGACGTGGAACTGACGGAGGCGGCCGTGCTGGCCGCTGCCCGGGAGGCGACCGGCCTGTCCGACTTCGGCGACGAGGCGGATTGGAAGGAGGGCCTCACGTTGTTCCTGAAGGGGCTGAACGAGGAGGCGCGGCTGAACAAGACGGGGCGCATCATCGCCTTCGGCGAGATTTTGCGTCACCTTACGAATCGGCTGCGAGTCACCGACGACATCAAGCGTCATCCGGAGATTCTGGAGGTGAAGATCGTCAAGCCGATCTTCCTGATGGGTCTGCCCCGCACGGGTTCCACATTTCTCCATGATCTGATGGCCCAGGACCCGGACAACCGGGTACCGATGACCTGGGAATGCAACTACATGTCGCCGCCACCGGAAGCGGCCACCTACGAAACGGACCCGCGTATTGCCGACTGCGAGGCCCATCTGGCGCGGACCGCTGGGCAGTTGATTCCTGAGTATCAGGCCATTCATGAAATGGGCGCCCAACTGGCCCAGGAGTGTCTGATGCTCAATGCCTTCGACTTCAAGACCCAGATCTTTTCCAATCAGTTCTGGACGCCCACCTATCAGCGCTGGGTCGAGAACGACAGCAACCTGTCGGTGTATCGCACCCACAAGCGCCAGCTCCAGTACATGCAGTGGAAGACCCCCCGGGCGCGCTGGGTGCTGAAGAGCACCAGCTATTTCTGGGGTCTGGACGCCATCATGTCGGTCTATCCGGATGCCCGGATCATCATGACCCACCGCGATCCGATCAAGCTGACCTCCTCGTTTTTCTCCAACGTCTCGATGACGTACAGCATGGGCAGCGACTCGATCAAGGATACGGAGATCGGCGAATTCTGGGGTGAGACCTGGGAGAAGGCCATGCACCGCTTCGTCGAGTTCAGAAAGAGTGGCAAGGCGGCGAATGCCTTCGATATGCAGTTCTCCGAGTTCGTGAAGGACCAGCTGGCGATGGTCAAGCGCATTTATGCCCACTTCGATCTGCCCTTGTCGGCGGCCACCGAGCAGAAGATGCGCGACTTCATCGCCAACAAGCCCAAGGAGCGCCATGGCATCCACCGCTACACGCCGGAGCAGTTTGGTCTGAACCCGGCGCAGGAGCGGCAGCGCTACCGCTTCTACCAGAAGTATTTCCACGTCGCCAACGAAGGTTGA
- a CDS encoding sulfotransferase family protein, whose protein sequence is MSADNPLDWTPPPRPEWLARVNEEGRGMDIASLVPLQPKELIETAMANTGLSDFGKEEEWREPFEILVKALNEEAELHLFGRLMTRSDLLIWLQERLEIEEAYRRHPEIEDEVVDAPVFIVGQARSGTSILFELLSADSQFGAPTNWEIMFPSPPPEAATYRNDPRIPKAQHLLTQWHRVAPSFLSMHELGATIPNECKVAMNCTFISDNLTGIFQIPSYYAWLAQADLTVPYAYYKRMLKLLQWKNPRRHWLLKSPSHIESLPVLFKVFPDARVVYAHRDPIKARASVTHLLGTLYWMRSDKPFDAGSFERLMTPEAYAFSLNRIIDQIEAGEVSRAQVHDFLFADLMRSPLDALTELYRKMDLPFPDQARQAVADYLAHKPQGKFGQNVYSVGEQEQIARERVIFTRYQQFHNVPNEV, encoded by the coding sequence ATGAGTGCAGACAATCCGCTGGACTGGACACCCCCGCCCCGCCCCGAGTGGCTGGCCCGGGTCAATGAGGAAGGCCGGGGCATGGACATCGCCAGCCTGGTCCCGCTGCAGCCCAAGGAACTGATCGAGACGGCCATGGCCAACACCGGGCTGTCCGATTTCGGCAAGGAGGAAGAATGGCGGGAGCCTTTCGAAATTCTGGTAAAAGCCCTCAACGAGGAGGCGGAACTGCACCTCTTCGGCCGACTGATGACCCGTAGCGACCTCCTGATCTGGCTCCAGGAGCGGCTGGAGATCGAGGAAGCCTACCGGCGCCATCCGGAAATCGAGGATGAGGTTGTGGACGCGCCGGTATTCATCGTCGGCCAGGCCCGCTCGGGCACCTCCATCCTGTTCGAGCTGCTCTCGGCCGATAGCCAGTTCGGTGCACCCACGAACTGGGAGATCATGTTCCCCTCCCCGCCACCGGAGGCCGCCACCTACCGCAACGACCCCCGTATCCCCAAGGCCCAGCACCTCTTGACCCAGTGGCACCGGGTAGCGCCCTCCTTCCTCTCCATGCACGAACTGGGGGCCACCATTCCCAACGAGTGCAAGGTGGCGATGAACTGCACCTTCATCAGCGACAACCTGACGGGCATTTTCCAGATTCCCAGCTACTACGCCTGGCTGGCCCAGGCAGACCTGACGGTGCCCTACGCCTACTACAAGCGGATGCTGAAGCTGCTGCAATGGAAGAACCCGCGCCGCCACTGGCTATTGAAATCCCCAAGCCATATCGAGAGCCTGCCGGTGCTGTTCAAGGTCTTTCCCGACGCCCGGGTGGTCTATGCCCACCGGGACCCGATCAAGGCGCGGGCCTCGGTCACCCACCTGCTGGGCACCCTTTACTGGATGCGCAGCGACAAGCCCTTCGATGCCGGTTCCTTCGAGCGTTTGATGACGCCCGAGGCCTACGCCTTCAGCCTGAATCGAATCATCGATCAGATCGAGGCCGGCGAAGTTTCCCGGGCCCAGGTCCATGATTTCCTCTTCGCCGACCTGATGCGATCTCCCCTGGACGCCCTCACCGAGCTCTACCGGAAGATGGACCTCCCGTTCCCGGACCAGGCCCGCCAGGCGGTGGCCGACTACCTGGCCCACAAGCCCCAGGGCAAGTTCGGCCAGAATGTCTATAGCGTGGGGGAACAGGAACAGATCGCCCGGGAGCGGGTCATTTTTACTCGCTATCAGCAGTTCCACAACGTGCCGAACGAAGTCTGA
- a CDS encoding SDR family NAD(P)-dependent oxidoreductase, with protein sequence MHLALQDRVVVLTGAASGIGLACLKAFATEGCAVVAADIDRVRLDEAVAAADGRVVAQVADVTDPAQVQALVDRAIEEFGCLDVMFNNAGGAFPTPTETQSLDDYRRIIALNLDSVYYGIHAALPVMLAQGRGCILSTTSGAGLNAVDGLAAYGAAKAGVISLMKSVATEFGGRGIRANTLSPGPMDTPGLRAWLETFPDGPARYGRQVPSGRLGTGEDIAHTALFLASDAAAYINGVVIPVDGAIHARLASPHLE encoded by the coding sequence ATGCACCTTGCCTTGCAAGACCGCGTCGTCGTTCTCACGGGTGCCGCCAGTGGCATCGGCCTGGCCTGTCTCAAGGCCTTTGCTACCGAAGGCTGCGCCGTGGTCGCTGCCGATATCGACCGTGTTCGACTCGATGAAGCCGTCGCCGCAGCCGACGGCCGGGTGGTTGCCCAGGTGGCCGACGTCACTGATCCGGCCCAGGTGCAGGCCCTGGTGGATCGTGCCATCGAGGAATTCGGCTGCCTGGACGTGATGTTCAACAATGCTGGCGGTGCCTTTCCCACCCCCACCGAAACCCAGAGCCTGGACGATTACCGACGCATCATCGCCCTCAACCTGGACTCGGTGTACTACGGTATCCACGCCGCCCTGCCGGTGATGCTGGCCCAGGGCCGCGGCTGCATCCTGTCCACCACCTCCGGCGCCGGCCTCAATGCGGTGGACGGCCTGGCCGCCTACGGCGCTGCCAAGGCCGGCGTCATCAGTCTGATGAAAAGCGTGGCAACGGAATTTGGCGGCCGCGGCATCCGTGCCAACACCCTATCCCCCGGCCCCATGGATACGCCGGGCCTGCGCGCCTGGCTGGAAACCTTTCCCGACGGCCCGGCCCGCTACGGTCGCCAGGTGCCCAGCGGCCGCCTCGGCACCGGGGAGGACATCGCCCACACCGCCCTGTTCCTCGCCAGCGATGCGGCGGCCTACATCAACGGCGTGGTGATCCCGGTCGATGGCGCCATCCACGCCCGCCTCGCCTCCCCCCACCTCGAATAA
- a CDS encoding IS701 family transposase — protein sequence MAIDDELEQYLERLVGVLGHADRRTGLMDYCRGLMLPLKRKSVEPLAASMDPLHVQAKHQSLHHFVAKSNWSDDAVLREVRAVVEPVLGLERECYWIIDDTGIPKQGNHSVGVTRQYCGQLGKTENCQVAVSLSLASDKGSLPIQWRLYLPEDWTEDRSRCTAAGVPEGIAFATKIEIALAQVKQAQDDGVPTGIVLADPAYGDSADFRDTLTALAIRYAVGIRAGTSVWAPGTAPLPPEPTVGLGRPSKNLRRAPGHRPVAVKALALSLPAEAYQTVAWREGTNETLRSRFAAIWVHTAHKDYERSALRPPEWLLIEWPEGDVEPLKYFLATAPADTSLEQLVYVTKMRWRIERDYRELKQEFGLGHYEGRNWRGVHHHVTLCIAAYAFLLHQRLIHGSKKNAARPQAPALPENYRPRGSGASATACAGFDQHTSHPHRRSYRTTTSALSVLRLD from the coding sequence ATGGCTATCGACGACGAACTGGAGCAGTACCTTGAACGGTTGGTGGGAGTGTTGGGCCATGCGGATCGAAGGACGGGGCTGATGGATTATTGCCGGGGGCTGATGCTGCCGCTCAAGCGCAAAAGCGTCGAACCGTTGGCGGCGTCGATGGATCCGCTGCACGTGCAAGCCAAACACCAGTCGCTGCACCACTTCGTCGCCAAATCGAACTGGTCGGATGATGCCGTACTGCGGGAAGTGCGAGCCGTTGTTGAGCCCGTCTTGGGCCTGGAGCGGGAGTGCTACTGGATCATTGACGACACGGGAATTCCAAAGCAAGGAAATCACTCGGTGGGTGTCACCCGGCAATACTGCGGGCAGTTGGGCAAGACGGAGAACTGTCAGGTGGCGGTCAGTCTGTCGCTGGCCAGTGACAAGGGGAGTTTGCCGATTCAATGGCGGCTGTATCTCCCCGAGGATTGGACGGAGGATCGCTCCCGCTGTACGGCCGCCGGTGTGCCGGAGGGCATCGCATTTGCCACCAAGATTGAGATTGCGCTGGCCCAAGTGAAGCAAGCACAGGACGACGGGGTTCCTACCGGTATTGTGCTGGCGGACCCTGCCTACGGTGACAGCGCCGACTTTCGCGACACACTGACCGCGCTGGCGATCCGCTACGCGGTGGGAATCCGAGCAGGAACCAGCGTCTGGGCGCCCGGAACCGCACCCTTGCCGCCCGAGCCGACGGTAGGGCTCGGACGCCCCAGTAAGAATCTGCGCCGCGCACCAGGTCATCGGCCCGTCGCGGTCAAAGCACTGGCGTTGAGCTTGCCCGCTGAGGCGTACCAAACCGTTGCTTGGCGTGAGGGTACCAACGAGACCCTGCGGTCCCGCTTTGCGGCCATCTGGGTTCATACGGCCCACAAGGACTATGAGCGTAGCGCCTTGCGCCCGCCAGAGTGGCTGCTGATCGAGTGGCCCGAGGGCGATGTTGAACCGCTGAAATACTTTCTGGCGACAGCGCCTGCCGACACCTCATTGGAACAATTGGTCTATGTCACCAAGATGCGCTGGCGCATTGAGCGCGACTATCGGGAGCTGAAGCAGGAGTTTGGTCTGGGGCACTACGAAGGGCGCAACTGGCGCGGGGTGCATCATCATGTCACCTTGTGCATTGCCGCTTACGCCTTCTTGCTTCACCAGCGCCTTATCCATGGCAGTAAAAAAAACGCTGCTCGACCACAAGCGCCTGCCTTACCCGAGAATTACCGCCCTCGCGGCAGCGGGGCGAGCGCAACGGCATGTGCCGGATTCGATCAGCACACTTCGCACCCTCATCGCCGCTCGTATCGCACAACAACTTCAGCGTTGTCCGTGCTGCGGCTCGATTAA
- a CDS encoding SDR family NAD(P)-dependent oxidoreductase, whose protein sequence is MDLGLKSKTVVITGGSGGIGQGLVLEFAREGCNVVSASRDATTGEKLAQQAAAQGLPGRVLALATDVTQRASVDAMIAETQRQFGPVDALVNNAGGVAHPSAFAELDDEARRWEIALNIDGVVNCCQAVGRDMLARGRGSIINISSNSSLLGEAAAGVAHYGATKGFVNSLSKALAWEWAKQGVRVNNICPGWIVPHKSENVGDGSFWNRFGFEQLGKPEDMEKAREDGTLFNMSGLPIPRLGRPEDIAYLALFLASERSSYITGQLISVSGGAYMP, encoded by the coding sequence ATGGATCTTGGACTCAAGAGCAAGACAGTCGTCATCACCGGCGGCAGCGGCGGCATCGGCCAGGGGCTGGTGCTGGAATTCGCCCGGGAGGGCTGCAACGTGGTCAGCGCCTCCCGGGACGCCACCACTGGGGAGAAGCTCGCCCAGCAGGCGGCGGCGCAAGGCCTGCCCGGCCGGGTACTGGCCCTGGCTACCGACGTGACCCAGCGGGCCAGCGTGGATGCCATGATCGCCGAGACCCAGCGCCAGTTCGGCCCCGTGGATGCCCTGGTCAACAACGCCGGCGGCGTGGCCCATCCGTCCGCCTTCGCCGAACTCGACGACGAGGCCCGGCGCTGGGAAATCGCCCTCAACATCGACGGTGTGGTGAATTGCTGCCAGGCCGTAGGTCGGGACATGCTGGCCCGGGGCCGAGGCAGCATTATCAACATTTCCTCAAACTCTTCCCTGCTGGGAGAAGCGGCCGCCGGGGTGGCCCACTACGGTGCCACCAAGGGCTTCGTGAACAGCCTTTCCAAGGCCCTGGCCTGGGAATGGGCCAAGCAGGGAGTGCGGGTGAACAACATCTGCCCGGGTTGGATCGTGCCCCACAAATCGGAGAATGTGGGTGACGGCAGCTTCTGGAACCGTTTCGGCTTCGAACAGCTGGGCAAACCGGAAGACATGGAAAAAGCCCGGGAGGACGGCACCCTGTTCAACATGAGCGGCCTGCCCATCCCCCGCCTGGGCCGGCCCGAGGACATTGCCTACCTGGCCCTGTTCCTGGCCTCGGAGCGCTCCAGTTACATCACCGGCCAGTTGATCAGCGTCAGTGGCGGCGCCTACATGCCCTAA
- a CDS encoding IS1595 family transposase translates to MKNRVQFQQGLSMAEFMERYGTEAKCETALVEQRWPSGFVCPCCRDTRHSRFERGGKRLWQCHRCRHQVSVTAGTIFENTKLPLTKWFLAMFFMTQSKNNISALSLKRHLGVSYDTAWLLKHKLMAVMGDAEAGRALDVRVEIDDAYLGGARAGKVGRGSENKVPFVAAVETTADGRPLFVRFDPMPFTHERIDAWASKTLAPTTHALSDGLPSFSVLANSVETHEAIVVGSGKQAAQHPKFRWVNTLISNFKTALSGTYHAFRFAKYAKRYFAEYAYRFNRRFDLRTIVVSLISDCARMLPHNESAIRLAETHR, encoded by the coding sequence ATGAAAAATCGGGTGCAATTTCAACAAGGGCTGTCGATGGCCGAGTTTATGGAGCGGTACGGAACGGAGGCGAAATGCGAGACGGCGCTGGTCGAACAGCGTTGGCCCTCGGGATTCGTCTGTCCGTGCTGCCGGGACACCCGGCACTCCCGTTTTGAGAGAGGTGGAAAAAGGCTGTGGCAATGCCATCGCTGCCGCCACCAAGTGAGCGTCACCGCCGGAACGATCTTCGAGAACACCAAGCTGCCCTTGACCAAATGGTTCCTGGCCATGTTCTTCATGACCCAGTCCAAGAACAACATCTCGGCGCTGTCGTTGAAGCGCCACCTCGGCGTCAGCTACGACACTGCTTGGCTGCTCAAGCACAAGCTGATGGCGGTGATGGGCGATGCCGAGGCCGGTCGGGCGCTGGATGTTCGTGTCGAGATCGACGACGCTTATCTTGGCGGTGCCCGTGCCGGCAAGGTGGGCCGGGGTTCCGAGAATAAGGTACCGTTCGTGGCGGCGGTGGAAACGACCGCCGATGGTCGGCCTCTTTTCGTCCGTTTCGACCCCATGCCTTTCACTCACGAGCGGATCGACGCCTGGGCCAGCAAGACGCTGGCGCCGACCACCCACGCGTTGTCGGATGGCTTGCCGAGTTTCTCGGTACTGGCGAATTCGGTCGAGACACACGAGGCCATCGTGGTCGGCTCCGGCAAGCAGGCGGCCCAGCATCCAAAGTTCCGCTGGGTGAATACCTTGATCTCGAATTTCAAGACCGCTCTGTCGGGAACCTATCATGCCTTCCGCTTCGCCAAATACGCCAAGCGCTATTTCGCCGAATACGCCTACCGCTTCAACCGCCGATTCGATCTCCGAACCATCGTCGTGAGCCTCATCAGTGATTGCGCCAGGATGCTGCCGCACAATGAAAGCGCGATTAGGTTGGCTGAGACTCATCGGTAA
- a CDS encoding DUF1214 domain-containing protein, with translation MNNIKQKSVAAWEAFCDQLKQAGSVLGQDATPGDELTQAEGLRKLVRMIRMGLDASLEYGNTDYPKVYQLVTPTTLGEGETSDSHYYQAMIDGSKTYRLHGQRGEAPYMEFTVYAGKIGLDSGSAIVGAMTEADLKVNPDGSYELMLSPDPQPGNWIRTTPEASVIFIRQYSHDWRKTRDATFHIEQVGAKGYRPPLTLTEVSRAMTRTSAYVAHSTNIWKVIVDQRKAAPPNRMFVFELEQDADDAPEMPTGHRFSSGYFQLAEDETLELSFKPAEVPYWGMDTTNYWFETISYADHRSHYNNRTAHYEPDGSVRIFIAPRDPGLPNWIDTKGHLEGVVLFRWSRTKLPVPNIQTRVMKLAELRQSTNE, from the coding sequence ATGAATAACATCAAACAGAAGAGCGTCGCGGCATGGGAGGCGTTCTGCGATCAGTTGAAGCAGGCCGGGAGCGTACTGGGCCAGGACGCAACGCCCGGCGACGAGCTGACTCAGGCCGAGGGGCTGCGCAAGCTGGTACGGATGATCCGCATGGGCCTTGACGCCAGCCTGGAGTATGGCAATACCGATTATCCCAAGGTCTATCAGCTGGTGACGCCCACCACCCTGGGAGAGGGAGAAACCTCCGATTCTCATTACTATCAGGCGATGATCGATGGCAGCAAGACCTATCGACTCCATGGGCAGCGAGGCGAGGCGCCCTATATGGAGTTCACTGTCTATGCCGGCAAGATCGGCCTGGACAGCGGCAGCGCTATCGTAGGGGCGATGACCGAGGCGGACCTGAAGGTGAATCCGGATGGCAGCTACGAGCTGATGCTGTCCCCTGACCCCCAGCCGGGCAACTGGATCCGAACCACGCCGGAGGCTTCGGTGATCTTCATCCGCCAATATTCCCACGATTGGCGCAAGACCCGGGATGCCACCTTCCATATCGAGCAAGTGGGTGCCAAGGGCTATCGCCCTCCCCTGACCTTAACAGAAGTCAGCCGAGCCATGACGCGGACCTCGGCCTACGTAGCCCATTCGACCAATATCTGGAAGGTCATCGTCGATCAGCGCAAGGCTGCACCACCGAACCGCATGTTCGTGTTCGAGCTGGAGCAGGACGCCGATGATGCGCCGGAGATGCCTACGGGGCACCGATTTTCCTCCGGCTATTTCCAGCTGGCCGAGGACGAGACCCTGGAGTTGAGCTTCAAGCCGGCGGAAGTGCCCTATTGGGGTATGGATACAACAAATTACTGGTTCGAAACCATCTCTTACGCAGATCACCGCTCCCATTACAACAACCGTACGGCTCACTATGAGCCCGACGGCAGTGTCAGAATATTCATTGCGCCACGGGATCCGGGGCTGCCGAACTGGATTGATACCAAGGGGCACCTGGAAGGCGTTGTGTTGTTCCGCTGGTCCCGCACCAAGCTGCCGGTGCCCAACATCCAGACCCGGGTGATGAAGCTAGCCGAACTAAGGCAGTCCACCAACGAATGA
- a CDS encoding IS1595 family transposase produces the protein MKNRVQFQQGLSMAEFMERYGTEAKCETALVEQRWPSGFVCPCCRDTRHSRFERGGKRLWQCHRCRHQVSVTAGTIFENTKLPLTKWFLAMFFMTQSKNNISALSLKRHLGVSYDTAWLLRHKLMAVMGDAEAGRALDVRVEIDDAYLGGARAGKVGRGSENKVPFVAAVETTADGRPLFVRFDPMPFTHERIDAWASKTLAPTTHALSDGLPSFSVLANSVETHEAIVVGSGKQAAQHPKFRWVNTLISNFKTALSGTYHAFRFAKYAKRYFAEYAYRFNRRFDLRTIVVSLISDCARMLPHNESAIRLAETHR, from the coding sequence ATGAAAAATCGGGTGCAATTTCAACAAGGGCTGTCGATGGCCGAGTTTATGGAGCGGTACGGAACGGAGGCGAAATGCGAGACGGCGCTGGTCGAACAGCGTTGGCCCTCGGGATTCGTCTGTCCGTGCTGCCGGGACACCCGGCACTCCCGTTTTGAGAGAGGTGGAAAAAGGCTGTGGCAATGCCATCGCTGCCGCCACCAAGTGAGCGTCACCGCCGGAACGATCTTCGAGAACACCAAGCTGCCCTTGACCAAATGGTTCCTGGCCATGTTCTTCATGACCCAGTCCAAGAACAACATCTCGGCGCTGTCGTTGAAGCGCCACCTCGGCGTCAGCTACGACACTGCTTGGCTGCTCAGGCACAAGCTGATGGCGGTGATGGGCGATGCCGAGGCCGGTCGGGCGCTGGATGTTCGTGTCGAGATCGACGACGCTTATCTTGGCGGTGCCCGTGCCGGCAAGGTGGGCCGGGGTTCCGAGAATAAGGTACCGTTCGTGGCGGCGGTGGAAACGACCGCCGATGGTCGGCCTCTTTTCGTCCGTTTCGACCCCATGCCTTTCACTCACGAGCGGATCGACGCCTGGGCCAGCAAGACGCTGGCGCCGACCACCCACGCGTTGTCGGATGGCTTGCCGAGTTTCTCGGTACTGGCGAATTCGGTCGAGACACACGAGGCCATCGTGGTCGGCTCCGGCAAGCAGGCGGCCCAGCATCCAAAGTTCCGCTGGGTGAATACCTTGATCTCGAATTTCAAGACCGCTCTGTCGGGAACCTATCATGCCTTCCGCTTCGCCAAATACGCCAAGCGCTATTTCGCCGAATACGCCTACCGCTTCAACCGCCGATTCGATCTCCGAACCATCGTCGTGAGCCTCATCAGTGATTGCGCCAGGATGCTGCCGCACAATGAAAGCGCGATTAGGTTGGCTGAGACTCATCGGTAA